The region TAACAAGTTTCAACGTTTTACCTTGAAAGTTTATCCATGGGGCAAACAGAGGTCAGCAGTTCAAGACCACCAATTTTGAAGGCCATTGGATATAATTTTATGGATACCTTTGTTTGATTTAGGGGAAGGATTAGTTGTGACGAATGACTTCGAAATAGATGCACAAACTAAGAGAATTGGGCTTGGTAGGTTGGCCCAATCCATCATCTCCCTTTTTATGGATTTCCAACTTTTTCTTATGTTTCTAGGACTTCAAATATGAAATTTCAATCTGTCCTTAAAGGAAAAAGAGTGAGATACATTTTCTAATAAAAATTGTTAAAACCAAAGGCAACTAGTTACTAGTTTTATATTAAGAGGATTATATTTGTGCGCATATCACAGACTAGTGTTGATGTTTGATTCGATAAATGAGTTTTACACCCTCCAAAATAGTATAAACGAAAATGGATTTTGAATCCCCAGAAAGGCTGATAATTGAGTCACTGCAAAGCAATGTGACTTTTTCtgtctgaaaaaaaaaaaaaaaaaaaaaaaaaaaaaaaaactccaccAAAGGATATCATGTTTTCTTACGTTGCTTAGAAAGTTAGGatataattatatgtatatttcaaAGGAGTTGGCCAAACAATATTGTATGACCTCATATAAAAGGCACAAAAATACACATTcaaaaagtaagaaacaaaaacaGATAACCTTTGCATTCAAAGGTATGACCTAATGATCAATGAAGTGGGTGAAACTATGAAAAATCAGGTTTAATTCCTaacaaaaacgaaaaaaataaaatgaaaggtGAAAAGTAAATTTTGTATGTATACCTAGCTCTTTTAATTCAGTTATGCATAATTTAGTTAAGTTTTCCAGTCTCCTAGTTGCATGGAGTATTTTGGGAGACTATGTTCCCTAGTTGGTTTATAAATGATGTTGTGAACTCCTTTAGGCATTTTAAGTCTATATTTAAGTAATTTACAAGTATTTCTGGAGAAATGTTTTCCGGTGTTAAGTTATGGGGGATAGAGTTAATTACTAGTTATGGGGGATAGAGTTAATTACTTGATATATGTGCTAGTAAGAAAGAGATGAACGGGGCGGAGCCAGGGGCTGATTCAAATCTCTTTTCCCGGAAAATGACATTGTATATATACGTTCAAAATTAACCTTTTAATGTTTACGCAGTAGATGTTGAATTCCTTTGGCTTCTTCATGCGTTTAGTTCTTCATATTTTGATTCATCTTAATGCAAAACCTGGTTCCATTATTGAATATGAAATAATCGAAGTATACATGTGCAAGCTGGTCTGAATATCACCTTTgtaaaacaaaatacaaataaaagaagaagaagaagaagaagacgacaAAGGAAAACACAACCTAAAGTTAGGAGCTAAATTAGGTTAGTCAAAAATAAGATAATTGAAAGCTCAAGAATTGCATTGGTTAATGATTTTTAGTGAAAAcaaaagagggggggggggggggggggacaaaAGGAATGTTAACCTAGGCAAGCTTAAAGGAATaatcaattattgaaagaaaaaaaaaaaggaataatcaattattaatttagtagtcctatttattaatattatttccCACTTGGTACATAATTCCCGGGCCAATTAAGTTTTAAGAAAACCAGTTCTGCATTGGTATTCACATTTACTCCTCGATTTAGTAGATGAATTTTTTATAATCAACGGTAAAGAAACAACAATGATGTCATCCAGACTTAAGCAAAAACGAATTAAGAAAAAGCAGTGCATCGATTCCAAAAAATAACGGATAAATATACTTAGCATGctatattgaaagaaaaaaatcattgaTACTTGAGCCCCTAAGATTAATAGAAAGTTGTATGGAGAAGTAAGATCTTGtgattaatttaataaaatatgatctGGATTGCATAAAATATTAGCCTCATTAACATATTCACTGCATCCATATGCTTACACAAACCCACACATGTATATAATTAATCATATCTTTTTCTTCCACTTGAGGTTTGAATTATTACATTAATTTATTTTGTGGCATCAAAAGTTACATAAGTTTTCCTTTGTGACACAATGAGCAGCCTAAAGTTAGTTTGAAAAGTCTGAAAACTGTACATGTTAAAAAGTAACTTATTTATTCAAGTGGCAAATTATGCAGAGAAGTAACTATTTTGTTTAttgtttcatttatttttcttatcaaAATGTACTGGAAAGAACTAGTTTAATTATATGGAAAAGGTGGAAACATCGAAAACTTTAGGGGATGTGGTTACAGGGATTAGAGGTTATTCTAGTATATCAAATTTGAGATCAGATTTATCCATGTTTTAATTAAGTATTAGctaaaattaagataaaatttatatgaaaatcataaaattatcTATTTTAGTTATACTCTTCATTATTATATGGTAAAGGTAGAGAAAGATCTGAAGCTTCAGGGCCATTTGATTACAAGGCTTAAGGGTTACTTCGGTataaaatttgagattaaatttgtGTATTATTTAGGTATAGGCATTAGTTAAAACCATGATAAAATATATCTAAAATAGTAAGATCATTAATCCCATGTAGAAAGTGAATTATCTACTTAGTTATACTCTTGATTATAATCTAAGGATTATGCAAGAACTAAGCAGTTGCTCATGACTAAAGGACTATCGATGACCCCCAAAACAAATATACATAGAATTATATTTACATTCAGGAATCTACTCTTTCAATTCAGGACTcacaatatttaaattttatatacgtCATTGCTTATAAGCTTAAAATTCAAATAGTGAGGGGCAGAAGTAGAAGCTTAGATACGGTTCGATCGAGCCCAATATCTTTTGCTTAaacaatatatttattttaaccaaagcattaaatatatatgtatataaatttaCATTCGGTGCTAACActtgaaataatcattttaaaaTTCAGAACTCATAAAGTTGAAATTCTGATTCTCATCTCCACAAATAGTGGCTGCATGTATAGATTCTAAATAGCATAAGAAGATTTGCACAATCAAGATGAAAATAGAAGTGTGTCAAGTTACATTAGGTTGTATGGAGGTGCATGTGAAGGAAGAGAGCAAAGATGAGAAGAGTCGGGAACCAAAGTGACcccaaaaaatcattttgaaccaaaataccccaaaaaaaaaaaaggttacataactacctttagcgcagtaaaatattgCGTTAAAGCACTTAACCGTGACGGAGCCGTTAAGtactttagcgcagtattttactgcgctaaaccAAAGTTTCTCTcacctatagcgcagtattttactgcgctataggagtccaccattttccaaaaacagcctcttattacattttcactcttttttaCATAGTTTAGtcgtatattaatcatgctttgagactctggaactttaatattttatatagaaccctacttatatttgtacaattaataaggtaggctcaatacatcaaggatacgcaaaagtttggattgtcgttttagtggttgaaagtgctcgaagtccttttttgtttgaagacttgtagtcattagggtttcgtgttatttttaaattaaagcttaactttatttcgaatgtgtcacgttttttttttttttttttaattatcaatttaggatgtgaaactataaacaataataaagactaagataatatttataaatatgcaaaaaatatataatatttacaataaactgtacaacactaatgtatatacactatcgtggatgggtcccacatgtggtATGCCTGAGACAAtccttaggcctaaggctcataccatccccaccgccctcgccatcgtctccattgccctttttcctcttaataaccgggcgctccaagtcatgatcatctgCTCTTCCCTGGCCTGTGCTCCCTTGACTAGAatgtgcttcttcttgggatctggTCCTGCTAGCACGGGCAGAACCTCATGCTGACCTGGGTCTGGAAACTCGATCTCTTCCTCGTCGGGAGTCGCCACCACAGACGCCaaaggatgaacctgaaaagtatataataattagtaccatttcttatttatattgaatacattaactgtaacaccccgtatcttaaaataaaggttagactcgtatcgttatagtttcagaggaaatttgaaggtttgaacgttttttGAATGTGGCAAAGAGGCCTACTTCGGGTAACCATAACACCTTAAttcgttgggaatttggaaaaggttccTAAATTAAAGTTGCAGTAcatagaaatacctttccaggCATATAAGGATCAGGCCAATCGGAGTCCGGATGAAGGAGTTATGATCgtctcaaaatggctaatagagGGGTACTCAAattctatagaatcggctaagttttcgatacgtctgccttccagtccAATTTCGCGAACATATATTgagaatttgaggaaacttaaaacatgaaagttgtagccctttgaaataactttccaacggtatattgtgaAGCCCGAACGGAGCTTTGTGGTAGGAGTTATGCCAATTTTACTAAATGTTGTCGACTTGGTGTAAAAATTGACAGGGAGCTCGCCGAGCGAGGCCCAATGCGAGGCAAGGGCTCACCTTGGACCGCGCTCAGTGAGGTAGGGGTCCAAAAGTGGGAAAAAGTCaagaaaattttctaagtgtaaaatgGACAAGGGAGCTCGCCGAGCGAGGCCCAAAGCGAGGCAGGGGCAAGCCATAGACCGCGCTCGGCGAGCCAGGGGGTCCAAAATGACCCatgctataaattcaacacttaacacGAAATTTTAGTTATTAGACATTACAACTTTTTTCTAAAGCGCTAAGCAGCCGTTTTCCTCCTCTCCTCATTCTCGCACGTCAAGGTAAGATCGCTCTAACGATTCCTAAGTAATTCCAAACATTATTCATGATTAGTAACATGATTGTTCAACCaaacataggatttccaaggtaaatccttCCCAAGTGATTCAAAGCTAGAGGGTTGGTGTTCTACGTCAGAAAAGCAGTTCAGTTAGTTGGACTAAAGCGattacaggtatgtgaggctaactatctacgttagggaatattcatgattctccctatgcctcattcttcatacttgtcagtaatttgactcagaatacagtttagccctagtttcatgatatgtTGTAACCAACttgttatcttctagggttgcgattcattcgttcatggttgtcaCTTTGAACATCATGAACTCAGCACGTAATatttatagacttatgcattgtTATCACAGAAGTCTCCGTCAGTGTATAACCAGTTATTTGCATGAGTTCCATAATCagaaacagttatcatgctatcagCTATAGCCAGTCTCAGTCTTGTAAATtgttaatgttgaacacctgtatctgtatttttgggccttaggccacagtttatgcatacgtattgcttgggcctgaggccacagtttttgtgcacattatttgggcccCGGCCACGATTATATTCTGATTTTACAGGTGATTCTTCATCCAAAATAGGGAGTACTTCAGCTTCTTGCTTTCCTgtttagttcagtttcagtttcaattcCAGTATTCTATTGCTTtaattgctttacataccagtacaattcaaatgtgctgatgtcccttttattgCTTGGCGGCCTGCATCGCATACAGATTGACAATCCAGCTACTTAGGAGTGTTCGTATCAGCTACTTTGGTGATCCTCAGTTTCCTTCGGGGCGATATTAGTCAGGCAGTTCTTATAGCTTTCTAGACAGATACCTCTTTGTAttcattagaggcttcatagacacagtCCAGACAGTcagatatttattatgttagccttaTTGGCAATTGTtcagttgttttggtttagccatgttaGCTACGTTTAGATATttcagattgtctaagtatttccgcattatgattCCAGTCAGACCTTTAGTATATCATCATGTGTTTCGTTGTTTTCCGTATtcagttatgttttgatatcacatgttgattcagccagctagttggttcactcggtcacatgtagtcaggcaccgggtgccgtgttacgtccaggcccaggttcggggcgtTACATTAACGTTTGTGAATAATCAAACCTGTGTATCAACGGGCGCCTAAGTAAgctcctgagatgggtctgtaggctcctgagatgggtctAGTAgtgaatatgaggtagtctcctGGATGAGATGTTGTTCGAAATCCAaataaaggttataaaaattaaataaatatttaccttatattgaataaaattaattttaagtaaaaatcttaTATGCGCCTCAGtagtctcatgagaagacacctctGCCTCGGCAGGCTGATGAGAATGCTCCTGAATGGGTAGCTCCTGTGGACCCactggcgccgaatcctaaaatatgaagaaaaaaaataataagtaacatacatatttaaaataagtactttaaataatcaaatgtGTATATTAAACAttgaccttatattgaataaaactaattttaataaaaaacttACCTGTGGCTCAATAGTCACATGGGCAGACACCGCTGGCTCGGCAGGCCCATGAGAAAACGCCTGAGTGGGTGGCTCTGGTGGACCCgctggcgccgaatcctaaaatataaaattttactaaataatgagtaacatatatatttaaaataaataatttaaatgaacaaataagtattttaaatactaaccgggatcaaaaactcatcgaagtcaagaatcctggctccctctaaattcctcacagGCCGCTCATCAGCTAATGAAGCGCGTAACGCCGCCCAATCGACGTTATCACGCTCCTCCATGTATGCATTCTGGCTCGGCTGTGATGAAGACCCAGGTATCTCAGCAAGTAGGAGCGCGGCGTAAACGTAGGTGAGTCCCAGTGTTGCCACCACCGGCCTGGAATGGCTGCGGATGGATTAGACCGGGAACGTCCTCTGGAATGGGATTGGCCTCATCTACCTCATCTACCAGACGGTGTCCTCCACCACCAGGTCCTCTAGCAGCAGCACCGCGTCCTCTACGCGTACGGCGTCCTCTGGCAGCATGGCCTCCTCATCTGGGAGCACCCGGTCCCCCTCCTGGATGATACTCAGTCTCTGGAATAGGCTCCTCCATGCGCCTAATCTTTCCTGCCTGTCGGATACCATCCTCGGATATCCGTACCATCTCCAACGCAAGCCCAGCAAGCCCGGGGTAAGGCAGATACCCTAACCCCAACATGCGTAATCGATGTACGGCCACCAGTTGTATTTGTGTTcaacagttaaaaaaaaagttattttttaaaacgtaacaattaatgcaattaaataaatctaaatacgataaacttaccaatgcctcgtATTGCCCAGCGAGTGCTGAGTATCATACATCCCTAGCGGGAAGTAAAGCTGGGTTGACGATCAATCGGCGTGTGATCTGATGATACCAGCACATGTAATCCTCAATGGGAGTCAAATGGCCGACCACCGCTATAGTGCTTAACCTTTTCTCCCAACGGTGGAGATGAACAACCATGAAAGCCAGAAAATCATTATCAACGGTAGCCCGATCGTCCCGCTGGCAGTGTCGGAGCTCATGACGGACGTCAGGGGGTATACTCGGTGTATGCCCAAACTGTCGTAAGACACGCTCGGGCATGTGGTTATCTACGATGTCCAGGTTCttcaatggacaccgcgacgTCCAAACCCCCTTACCTGCCCTACAAAAGGCCGGCAAACCATCTAATATAGAAGCATACGGCATCCATATAAATAgttgcataacatataaatataaatcagtgatcaccaagtagaaaagacatttaattaaattaataatgtaaagttaaatagttttaccGTATCGTCCGTCATGAAATCAAGCTGGTCCCGGAATAGAAGAATACTGTGGTGCGTATTCACATCCCGGTCAAAACCCGTTGTCCACCTCCTCGCATAAGGCATGTCAGTCTCGAGGTGATGCCTAGCTACGGGCTGAAAAGGAAGCATCCTCTCCCACGCCCATAACTATaagcgatattagaaaatatgattttttttagtcatcgtttcaagaggtttgtttacattaaagaaacgcacacttaaaatattacctggagaagagaaaaaaattcacaCACATCTCTGATGGCACCAATAGACGCTCGGCATAGGCATTTATAAAGATACACCAAAACAGCATCGCCCCAGCTGTAGTCTCCCAAGCAGTCCAGATGCTCTAAGAAAACCAAATAACGTAAACTAACAAACGCACCCGATGAGTTTGGGAACGAGATGCCCCCGACTATAATAAGCAGGTATAAACGGGCATGACGATCAATATCGTCCTGCTGGGTGCCGTCCACAACCGGATCCAGACCCTCCAAATAAGTGCAGAGTACACTAAGGCGGGCAGGCGACGTCCCGACATCTGGCCCTCGGCATCAGGCACGAagtgggtgagcctagtcaactccgtCACCCATGTACTACCAGGAGGAGGCTCGTACTGAGTGTATAAtggctctccatctacccgCAATCTAAAGAGGACCTTGACATCCTAaagtgtaatcgtggcctcaccagtgcgaagatggaaggtatgtgtctccggcctccaccgctcaaccatggcGAATGAGTGCCCAATCATGCTGTAccgaccaacggacacgcaaaGATAGATACCgccccgaaacaatatctcTAAGACGCGAGAATGTGGGGGCGCTCACGTAAAAGATCCCACGCTCTATGTAGCCTTCGGGACGGAGCCTAGTCGATATCACTATAGTACCAGCCCATAATAACTCTGACCTATGATTGCCTTGCAAAGACAATACTGATCTATCAGCGGGCCCTCGGTGATCATCGGGCCCCGGGTGATCATCGGGCCCAGggggaacattcggatccatgaaagagtccggtctgtacaaactaaattagtcattattcttgaaatgaaagataagggaatatgtgaattatgtagtattatatcttgtgaataactaacatgggataaataatttcacaaataaataaaataacaatggcataattaacataataggagattGTATtcgatttttataatattatttatattctaTTGATAAgcaacttggaaaaaaaatatctacTTATTATCttgaatacaatatttattttgaatgtataaatCTTTATTAGATagtcttttccaaaaattattttcacacTCCAACCAAATATtggaataaaaataattattttcaacatAACTTTCGTCATATTAAATGTGcagtaaatttaatatgtgatagtaaggatACATATGTGATGGaaaagacttttaagttaattagttttgaattatgtgatgacaaagacttttaagttaattagtttgggaatcgaaattcagcagtcatatttgtttagaactctattttgaatatgtgatatatttttagttgaccaaatagccaacacaactacgataaaattagactaaaagagtatattcgtcgaccacatattttcctacaaactttacatttttatcgttaacttatgtatttatgaaaagaagaactttaactattttttttagatattctttttttatttaacatatatattcatgctttttaaaataatatagattaacaattcataatcatttacaacttgtttggatggttgttaccaattgtattatattgtgttgttagtttaaatacaatgtttgctttgattgttactttaattttattgtatcgtatcgtTAAATCTATCTttatgtaacgacgaaaggtcctattttatgtaacgGCGATTTGGTCTATACGATACAACAcaatacgatacattatgaaacaatacataacaatcatccaaacaaagtgtttaaaaaataataattcattaccaatcaacttctttcaattcataaccaatatttaacaactaattaattcataatcaatatttaacaaataattaattaacaaaataataattcattaacaattaacaattcataaacaattaacaattcataaacaattaacaaattaacaactcataaacatataacaaattaacaattcataaacatttaacaaattaacaattcataaacatttgacaaataatgaattaaaaaaaaaaaaaggaacagtgGCAAAAGCCACTGCCCAGTCCgatcaaacaaacaaaattgattttttttttttttgaaaattaacgACGATTAAATGTTAAACATGAGtacaatataatgtatataacaaattaacaacaaaagttcatagtagaaaaccttaatcgaagattttttgtagagttgtgttaatcgagttgtacgccgcttttttccaaaattcgagcttagaatcttgctccttgacttgaatatacggagaatctaaactttccggatgaaaattaatagaaaacgaCGTATTTTGATGTGGGGACCACCTTGAAATCGCCTCCAATGgcgtttttgaaaaaaaaaattgccactGGAGGGACCAGTGGTGGAACCCGATGGGTTTTATGTTGGGTGATATAGCACAGTAAAATACTACGCTATAGGTGAGAGAAAATATTGTTTAGCGCAGTATTTCTTGCGCTAAAGGTAGTTatgtatccttttttttttttgttgggatattttggttcaaattttttttttttttttttttggtcattttgGTTTCGGACTCAGATGAGAAGGCCATGGCTTTTTGCAGATTGGTTTCGATTCCCAAGCAGTGGAAAGGGAagggaaggaaaagaaaaagaaaagaaaaccaaaGCACTCTCTACAATTAATATTTTATAGTAATAATGGGTATCTGTCGTACACTATGAAGCATCTCTTTTTACCATCACTTTCACTTTGGTCCTCTTTAGTTCCCTCTCCAATTTTTCATTTATACCcctaataaataataatttctcCAATGAGAATCCCCCGCACCCCAAcaagagaaaataaagaaagaaaaaggaaataatgaacagatcaaataaagaaaagaaaacataaaaatacTTTATTGCTCGTGTCACTCACACTATTCTCGTATTGCAGTATTTGTGATAACCCGCTCTTTTAATTTTCTTGCGACTCTTTTGtcaggaaagaaagaaaaaaaatatagaggGGCTTATATTAGAAAATTTGgatagagaaaagaaaagatatacaaattgtaacaaagaagaaaagagggTTTGAGGCTGATACGATTACTATTTTTAAAAGAGTGgttgtatgtatatgaggttaGTAGACAACGTTCTTTTATGATACAACAAGCCTATTTATCAGTTGAACTAAAACTATCATATATGAAGTAACATATGCAGTTGAACATATTACAATTTTTTAATGGATAATGCATGCTCGCCGGCTGCAGTCTAACACACATTAATAATCTAAAgcattatatcaaacacattaggtatgactttgatgaaataATAACTTTAGTAAAAGTATTACTCAAGTcacttcaatttctctttcGAGCCTAAACGTAAGCCCAAATCCTTGTGATCATGTCAGCGAACGATTGTTACATCAATTAATTTAACAAGGTCTTTAAGTTCGAATTCTAActtatggagtgctctcaatcaacTGGAGAGTACTATTCAAGGATCATGGCTGTTATCTGGTGATTTAAATGTTATTCTCTTTTTTGCGGATAGAATGGGCTCCCCAATTACTGAAATGAAACTCATTATTTTAGAGATTGTGTTGACTCTCTGCAACTGACTCCATTGAGGGAAAAGGGTTGGCACTTCACTTTTTGCAACAAGCAGCAACTAAGGGATAGGGTGTATTCTAAGATTGACTGGGCTTTGGGGTTTTTTCAATGGTTGTAATCCTATGCGCATATAGAGGCTAATTTTCTTAAACTTGGGGCTTCAGATCACTCTCCTATTGATAAGCCTCATGTTAATATCCATCCCAAGCCCTTCAAACTATTCAAGACTATCTTGAACCACCCTGACTTCAGGGGTATCATAGAGTTTGTGTGGTTAAAGTTAGATAAATTAACCGATACCAATGAAGCGTGGCATACTAGGGAATT is a window of Lycium ferocissimum isolate CSIRO_LF1 chromosome 12, AGI_CSIRO_Lferr_CH_V1, whole genome shotgun sequence DNA encoding:
- the LOC132039144 gene encoding uncharacterized protein LOC132039144, whose product is MVSDRQERLGAWRSLFQRLSIIQEGDRVLPDEEAMLPEDAVRVEDAVLLLEDLVVEDTVCHSRPVVATLGLTYVYAALLLAEIPGSSSQPSQNAYMEERDNVDWAALRASLADERPVRNLEGARILDFDEFLIPDSAPAGPPEPPTQAFSHGPAEPAVSAHVTIEPQDSAPVGPQELPIQEHSHQPAEAEVSSHETTEALRLAIADSMITVSDYGTHANNWLYTDGDFCDNNA